Below is a window of Ananas comosus cultivar F153 linkage group 9, ASM154086v1, whole genome shotgun sequence DNA.
AGGCTCGCCTCGCAGCAGGCTCGGACGTACTCCGGCCTACCGTTGATTTGCTGGGTTTGCTTCGTTAGGTCGAACCCTACGACTCCGAACTTCGTCGCCAGTTGCACCTTCTCCCTAGGCAGTTGTTTCAACGCCTACACAAATTTATGAATATTTCACCACAACACGATATATCTTGTTCTTTCGGAAAAAAAACCCAAATATTCAACGTAATATTCTATTATAAGCATCTAATCGCTTGTACTCTTTCAAAAAATATTGGTGAAGTACATTAATTATTGGCCCTTTTAGTCTCTAAACTTTTCGCAAAGTACATGAACATAAGGTACTACGAAAGTAACTGCGGTAGTGTTACATATTAATCGTTACTGAAAGTTCGAAACGCGAACCTTGCCGACTAAGATTTCGTTGGTGCGCGGCCCGTAGACGTCGGAGGTGTCGAAGAAGGTGATGCCGCTCTCGAAGGCCCGCTTGATGACGGCTAAGCCGGCCTCGTCGTCGACCGGAGAGTTGTAAAATCCAGAGAGGCCCATGCACCCAAACCCTAGCTTAGACACCTACTCATACATGATGAACCaaatagaaaagataattaGTAGGATTGATATACCTAAGTTAAAAATGTTGATCAATTAATGcaaatatttaagtaattaCTATACCTCTAATCCCTGGGAGCCTAACTTCACTCTAGGAATTGCATACACCTCCACCTTCTCCATTATTAGTGCTCTCTACAATTTTAgctagatatatattttatatatatgtgggaTTAATTATAAGTAGAGGTGTGGTTTTGGGGAGGAgcactatatttatatacatatataggagTGTGCATGTAATAAACAAGGAAATAAATGCATGGTGGTGAGCTCATTGCTTTGCTCATGATGcacataaaaaaacaaaagcacaTGCTTGAAAAGGTTTGACTTGGGTAAGGAAATAAATGGTGGTGTGCTGATGGCTTTGCTCATGATGCACatagaaaaacaaaagcaaTACATGCTTGAAAAGgttatcggtagcacagagtaCTTCGttttatcaagttattttcaataatataatTTCTGAATTGACGATTGGctcagttagacttgatctaccttttgaaagtatttagaaactaaatttcgtaatttttcaacatcatttacttatcaaacggatcgtctaaaaatgaatggctaaaaataaaaatctcataaaaaataatgataaacgacttaaatttaagatcagagttattgatctcactctaaatagtaaaaaagattttctataaaatttttatcagatttggattgttttatatcgttaaattcacaaacgcattacatcgaccattaaaattgtcaattctgagaccttttgatcactagccaaataatgtcgaaaaattatgaaatttagttttcaaatacttttaatagtgtagatcaagtctaacggagctgatcgtcgatttgaaagtcgcattATTGAAATTAATCTGGTAGCACGAAGctcttatatgtatatatagaattgagctcctatgcttttaaaagtaccaagtcattggtacttgtaagtttttggccTTTGAATTAAgtaatatgcggttaggatgatgtgggcctcctagggcaCCCGAAACAGTTAAATCGGACAGAACTTTTGGAGCTAAAACCGAGCCTGGCCTGTTCATCTAAAGTGGGCTCGGGCCCAAATCAAGTTTAAAAGGTTTAGCCCAAATTCGCCTGCTAAAAAAAACAGTTTGGCGGTGTTTggttttcatgaaatttttttaaaaaattgttttggatttggattttagggttcgGGTTCCAGtttgggtttcggatttttggtcggattcggattttgaatatagatttttaaaatccgtcggattcggattcggatttttgaaaattcgtcTCGAATCCGACCGGTTGACATCCCTACAACTAAGagagatatataaaatttagcaCTTTTATTTGACTCTTTTAAATGactttacataatatataatataatataataattatgaacTTAAAATCGCATCCGCTAAAGCGCGGATACATTGTTAGTTACTATTTATGTGTTATGATAACAGGTGCTTAGTGGTTCCATCATTTTATGCCACATAcccaataataaaaaagtaccaaaaaaacaaaaagaaaaaatcttatCTTTAAGCAAGCAAAGTCGGTGACATGGGAAAACGTGTCACACTTTTATAACCTATTTGCTTGAATCGATAAGGCACATAAACACgtaatttaaatgtaaattaaattaattatttttatttaatttgtccaataatttttaattaattttagttttattttaaataaataatactacCTAAATAccctaaaaaattatataaatcttATACACTTGGCTAtccaaatattaatattttcatgctggttttattaattttttattattaattcaaaatagATCTGTAAATTTTTCAGTGCAGGAGTGTAAACTTTATActctataattaattttttattattaattgacaaaaattattatttatttttagttactaattttttatttttctgaattTATAATTCGCAGTTTATGAAAATTTAGTGCAAcaatattagaaataaaaataaaataaaatacattaaaaaagatatttaacaaaagaagaaatagttattttattgaaaaatataaataatctaTTTACCAAGTAAAgttttgtaagaataaattaataattctatTGCAGGGATTAAAAATACAACTAATCCTAAAATAAAGGCCCTTGTAAAATAGtagtttttatagatttttaataataaatagtataaaatatatttaaaaaatttatgtaagaacagaatagtttattttttaaaatataaaatttaataattaaaatttttagtcataaatttataattttattgctttgcatgaatatatattatatatatatatatatatatcacatctctgtgaaaataaattaatttatgagaaaatttaaattaaattataaagatGTAAATATCTCAAAAGTAAAGATGAAtataaacaaaagtaaaatgaatttaaaaaataaaataaaaatctacttAATACATTAGTACATGTCCTGCGACGTTTACGTACCGTCGAAACTTTTGCTTTGATTTCCTCTTTTACCCTTCTCTCCTCCCCCATACTTTCCTTCACCCGAAATGTCCTTCCCCAGTAATATTATCCAACTCCTAAGGGCATTTTAGGAACATAAACTACTATAAATGGCCTTTCGCTTGGAATTAGATCACGATCGTTATTtcgttgagagagagaaagagagaaagagagagagagatagagatctGAGTCGAGGGATCGGACGGTAGAGGATGTTGGCGGTGTTCGATCGGACGGTGGCGAAGAGCCCCGAGGGACTGTGGGggccggaggcggcggagaagggcggcgccgtcgccggaggcggcggagcggcggcggcggcggcggcggcggtgcagCACTTCACGGCAACGCGGGAGGGGGCGGTGACGGTGAACTTGGGATCCTCGGGGGTCATCGCGTACTCCTCGGATATGCAAAGCCCTCTCCTCCCGAGgtaatttctagggttttttttttttcgttaatcTAGGAAAAAGAAGGTAATCAGATgcgttttcttcttcttcttttttttttgatgttgtaAGTGGGATTTTTCGCCATTTTTAGGTATGTTTTTGGTGGaaattttgggtattttggagATGATCAAGGaatgcttctctttttttttttttcttttaagatgTAATTGAGATgataagagaattttttttttctatttataagtGTGtagtatttattaaaaaaaaaaaactttgtctATCCGTGACCCAGTGCCCAAACTGGTTCGACCGATCAGATCGTGACCCAAACTGGTTCGTCTCAATTCATAAGATCGGATCAGCATAAACCCGCTTTGACCTGTTCAGACCGGTAGTTCAACCAATGAGCCGGCGAATCGAACCGGTTTTATAAGagatttctctttattttaaattttcattttcataatttgagaaatagccattagtttttatatatatatattttaagggttaatttcatacagggtTACTACAAATacagtgaattacaaatataatcctacaaaattcaacttttatgtgTTTTCAACTATGTCCCCTGCTGTTaggattttttagaaaaaattagttaaccatgggtaaaatatttaaccttagttagttaatgagatgaGTTGacctttttatctctctttaattaatagttgggacttttggagggacacatttgttatgccaaaaatgtcatttcacttataaaataaatagtgttttaacgataacaaactagagcgatatatttgaaaaatattaggacttttatagggacaatatatgaaagttgaaatttatagagatatatttataatttactatatttgcagagacctgtataaaattatttttttaattatataacaaCGTATAGTATACTACATCtaggatatatattttttagtatcACATTGGTTGAATCAGTGATCCATGACCCGGAAAAAGGTACATTGTAATTAAACCTGGAAATAGAAATAGCCAGAGTAAGGACTTGTATGGGATCCATTCCTGTTCTCACACAAGATTAAGTAAGTAACATATTACTTTGCAATTAGCCAATTAATATCTGATCACCTGGTTGGGGGAAAAAATTAACTTTGGAAGGAGATAAAAGAAAATCATGGTTTTAACTCTTAAGATGGCACACAATCAGcctttgtattttcttttcttttggatcAGGATAGGAGCATTATCTTATTTTGCTGTTTGTTGTGTTATCCATAGAGTAGAAGGATGAGTGTGTTGAAGAACATGAAGCAATCattattctccaaaagcttagGTTGTCAAAAAAACGTTGTTTCTAGCTTATATATTCGACACTCTCCTTAACATCTGgatttgagacattttgatagGTCTGAGACGTGCGCATAaattaaatgagaggaaattGATTATGTTGGGAGTCTGCAACTCAGGTCctcatgctctgatatcgtaTAAAGGAATGGAAaataatcattattttctagggaaaacttcaaaacccccccttgtggtttcaatttttttcactttaataccctgtggtttaaaatgtatcaagttagtaccccgtggtttctcactttatcacttaagtaccctgtggtttaaagtgtatcaagttagtaccctatggttttgcactttatcactttagtaccctgtggttttaattttgtatcaagttagtaccctatagttttttaaatcacaaggtactaaagtgataaagtgtgaaaccacagggtactaaagtgataaagtgcaaaaccacagggtactagcttgatacattttaaaccacaggatactaaagtgataaagtgaaaaaccacagggtactaacttgatacacttcaaaccatagggtactaaaatgaaaaagtgtgaaaccacagggggggtttttgaagttttccctattttctaaaagcttaagctgtcaGATAGCGGTTTTTTCTTAGTTTATATATTCGACGGAGAACGGTAGGAAAGTAATTAAACTTGTTCTCAAATTCTATTTGATTCGCGTCATTTCTTAGCTTCCTCCTTTCTTAATTAttgtcctttttctttttgcttctgtTTCATTCTATGTAAAGAATCATCGATTGTTGTTCGGATTTGCGCTGCTGTAGGAAAGCAACTAGTATTGCATGATTAGGAGAGACCACCCTTTAAATTGAGCCATATCTCTGTTTAAGATGTAATGTTATGGTGTAGGATTATTTCCACATCTACACTcctaataagttttttttttttaataaatcctTGAGATTAATCTTGTGCATTTCTATACATGCCATTTATAAACAGTTTCATCTATGGGTTtccccctactttttttttataatctcaCTGAGTTATCATATGTAATATGGGCtacaattttttccttttccaatTTTCTCTGAACTTCTTCTATGTGCCTGTGCAGGTTATTTGCTGCTGTAGATGATATATTCTGTTTGTTCCAAGGGCACATTACGAATATTGCTCCACTGAAGCAACAGTATGGATTGAACAAAACTGCAACTGAGGTTAATATAGTAATTGAAGCTTATAGAACATTAAGGGACAGGGGACCTTATCCTGCGGACCATGTTGTGAGAGATTTTAATGGAAAATTCGCCTTCGTTCTCTTTGATGGCTCGACGAAGAATGCCTTCATTGCTGCTGTAAGTAACTCTTtggagtcaaaaaaaaaaacaaaacaaaacaaaattaactatGTAGTAAAGTGGTCGAAGGTCTTATGAATGTCATGTTTTGCACACGCCGTGTGATAATTCTTGACACAAAAGCTGAAAAACTTTGAAGACGTAGATATGCCAACAGTAATATTTTGTCAATAGTGAATGGTACCGTTAGATATATATCTCAAATCATTCATAGCTATGTACTAAATTAATTGAATGTTAATGACAGAAAGATCTAAATCACTTGTATAAAATTTCTGAAAAGGTGGCATCTTTTCTTGTTCTGTTTGTCTGCTGATTATCGCTGATAGTTTGAGCTAGCTAACGCATCTTCGGCAACTCGTTGCAGGATGCTGATGGCAGCGTGCCGCTCTTCTGGGGAACCGATTCGGAAGGCCGTCTTGTACTCTCCAATGACGAGGACGTCATGAAAAAGAGCTGTGGAAAATCCTTCGCTCAGTTCCCCAAAGGTAACGCTCAACAACAAATCAGTCTTTAGCGTGCGCTCTTTATGCTTTTCGCCCTCTTTTCGTCTTTAAAATACTCATATCCTTTTTGTTTATGATTCAATTAGGTTGCTTCTTCACGACCTCGGGGGGACTGCAGAGTTTCGAGCATCCGTTAAGCGAGGTGAAGCCCGTGCCGAGGGTCGACAGCAAAGGAGAGGTATGCGGTGCTACCTACAAGGTTGATGCCGGGACCAAGAAGGACTCGAGCATTCCCAGGGTCGGGAGTGCTGCGAATTGGGCTTCGCAGTTCTGATTTCTGATAAGCATCTTCTGACCGCACTACTAGTATGGTTTGGGATTTGATCGGCGGGCATCGATGGCGTGAATTTAACTTTCTCCTAAGATGTTGTGCGCTTTTAAGTTCCTTAAATAAAGTACCCGGCTTTGTGTTTATCTGTTGGATTTCCCCCAGAGGTAAATAAATGTTCTTTTAATTATGGCTTAAAGAGTTAGATAAGGCGGGCATCGGTGGTGTGGATTCAACTTTAACTGTTATCTGGTGTTTGTGTTTGGGTTGAATTTAAGGTCTTTTTGTTAAACAAAGCACCCGGCTTTGTTTTACTGTATCTGATTTTCcttattgtaaaaatatatgttcTTGGATTGTTGTTAGAGACATGGTGTGAAGTTAATGCTAGAACTACTTTTGTTTATGTCCTAGTTTCTATTCTGGAGTAGTGTTTAGAAGAAAAAGAGTATTTGTGGCTGAAGCACATGTACACCATCTATCTTTAATGGTATTTCTGTGTGTGAAGGAAgctgcttttttatttttggtaagCACACTATTGGGGCTTTTTGGTTTGGTGTGAGTGGACTACGGGTGGAATTTAAGTTACATCACTGTCGGCGTTCGTTTTATTGgttaagtcaaa
It encodes the following:
- the LOC109715695 gene encoding stem-specific protein TSJT1, whose amino-acid sequence is MLAVFDRTVAKSPEGLWGPEAAEKGGAVAGGGGAAAAAAAAVQHFTATREGAVTVNLGSSGVIAYSSDMQSPLLPRLFAAVDDIFCLFQGHITNIAPLKQQYGLNKTATEVNIVIEAYRTLRDRGPYPADHVVRDFNGKFAFVLFDGSTKNAFIAADADGSVPLFWGTDSEGRLVLSNDEDVMKKSCGKSFAQFPKGCFFTTSGGLQSFEHPLSEVKPVPRVDSKGEVCGATYKVDAGTKKDSSIPRVGSAANWASQF